The following are encoded together in the Oncorhynchus kisutch isolate 150728-3 linkage group LG8, Okis_V2, whole genome shotgun sequence genome:
- the LOC109895020 gene encoding pleckstrin homology domain-containing family F member 2-like produces the protein MLDQLAFTQENRERIQAVENSFGPSGMSLIRPDRVLIGEGRLMKLCRRRPQSKVFFLFNDILVYGSIILHGHWHRNQHVISLEDIQLEDLEDGVIMENQWLIRTPQKSFYVAAASAEEKRAWMEHIEDCRCKQLQHAGCQPGCTFATTWIPDRASAICMRCSKTFRLNKRRHHCRRCGFVVCNACSKNRAVICHISTKPVRVCRLCHLSLQDHGELTQDEVHLRGDSDGRKCSDESDLVMPEYEATSDDEANERVENHAPSNWVDCHNSWTPFNYLKPDHQSLNLTGLSSQCERTLKSIY, from the coding sequence ATGTTGGACCAGCTGGCTTTCACGCAAGAGAACAGAGAGCGGATACAGGCAGTGGAGAACTCCTTTGGCCCCTCTGGGATGTCCCTGATCAGACCTGACCGGGTCTTGATAGGCGAGGGGCGGCTGATGAAGCTGTGTCGACGCCGCCCCCAGTCTAAAGTATTTTTCTTGTTTAATGACATTTTGGTGTACGGTAGCATCATCCTTCATGGACACTGGCACAGGAACCAGCATGTTATCTCCCTGGAGGATATCCAGCTAGAGGACCTGGAGGACGGGGTCATCATGGAGAACCAGTGGCTGATCCGCACACCACAGAAGTCCTTCTATGTGGCAGCTGCCTCTGCTGAGGAGAAGCGTGCCTGGATGGAGCACATTGAGGACTGCAGGTGTAAGCAGCTGCAGCATGCCGGCTGCCAGCCCGGGTGCACCTTCGCCACCACCTGGATCCCTGACCGGGCGTCCGCCATCTGCATGCGCTGCTCTAAAACATTTCGGCTCAACAAACGTCGCCACCACTGTCGTCGCTGCGGCTTTGTCGTGTGCAACGCCTGCTCCAAGAACCGGGCCGTGATCTGCCACATCTCTACTAAGCCCGTGAGGGTGTGTCGACTGTGTCACCTCAGTCTCCAGGACCATGGGGAGCTGACTCAGGATGAGGTGCATCTACGGGGGGACAGTGATGGGAGGAAGTGCTCTGATGAATCTGACCTGGTCATGCCTGAGTACGAGGCGACTAGCGACGATGAGGCGAATGAGCGGGTAGAAAACCACGCACCAAGCAATTGGGTTGACTGTCACAACTCTTGGACCCCATTTAACTATTTAAAACCGGACCATCAAAGTCTCAATCTCACTGGATTGTCAAGTCAATGTGAGAGGACCCTGAAAAGTATTTACTGA